The following are encoded together in the Odocoileus virginianus isolate 20LAN1187 ecotype Illinois chromosome 28, Ovbor_1.2, whole genome shotgun sequence genome:
- the LOC139031741 gene encoding large ribosomal subunit protein uL22-like, which translates to MVRYSLDPENPTKSCKSRGSNLRVHFKNTRETAQAIKGMHIRKATKYLKDVTLKKQCVPFRRYNGGVGRCAQAKQWGWTQGRWPKKSAEFLLHMLKNAESNAELKGLDVDSLVIEHIQVNKAPKMRRRTYRAHGRINPCMSSPCHTEIILTEKEQTVPKPEEEVAQKKKTSQKKLKKQKLMARE; encoded by the coding sequence ATGGTGCGCTATTCActcgacccagaaaaccccacaaaatcatgcaaatcaagaggttcaaatcttcgtgttcactttaagaacactcgtgagactgcccaggccataaagggtatgcatatccgaaaagccaccaagtatctgaaggatgtcactttaaagaagcaatgtgtGCCATTCCGTCGTTACAATggtggagttggtaggtgtgcacaggccaaacagtggggctggacgcagggtcggtggcccaaaaagagtgctgaatttttactacatatgctcaaaaatgcagagagtaatgctgaacttaagggcttagatgtagattctctggtcattgagcacatccaggtgaacaaagcccccaagatgcggcgcaggacttacagagctcacgGTCGGATCAACCCCTGcatgagctctccctgccacactGAGATCATCCTTACTGAGAAAGAACAGActgttcctaaaccagaagaggaggttgcacagaagaaaaagacatcccagaagaaactgaagaaacaaaaacttatggcccgggaataa